The following coding sequences are from one Lycium ferocissimum isolate CSIRO_LF1 chromosome 3, AGI_CSIRO_Lferr_CH_V1, whole genome shotgun sequence window:
- the LOC132050787 gene encoding uncharacterized protein LOC132050787: MLFVNSLCDGKGYAGWSRAFVIALSAKNKLGMIDGSTVRNLERISNKVWSVHRSTTLSSAKGTIRCRHAVQGNLDIASYFTKFKKIWDELDAIITFDHCTCKCICGCKVKTIKSHQDGRLIQFLMVLNNSHSSVKRTILMMNPLPTVSSAYFLLIQDEKQKEVHREAHPSESAFMVSNPRFSSGQRFANNNTQKNNNNGARFGNNYQKYGWSDGKLKGNFNKQNSGLFCTNCKMTNHNVSKCYRLIGFPPDFKFTRPKKNRFQTHTNATSVVSDQNNNHAAPDGNFSTFRKQMTPEQHSQLVTLLQHYEGQDDASC; the protein is encoded by the exons ATGTTGTTTGTCAACTCTCTTTGTGATGGCAAGGGCTATGCGGGTTGGAGTAGAGCTTTTGTTATTGCTCTTTCAGCTAAGAACAAGCTTGGCATGATTGATGGAAGCACTGTG AGAAATCTAGAAAGAATTAGCAACAAGGTTTGGTCAGTGCATAGGAGCACAACTCTATCAAGTGCAAAAGGAACTATCAGATGTAGACATGCAGTGCAAGGTAACTTAGACATAGCAAGTTATTTTACtaagtttaagaaaatttgggatGAGCTTGATGCAATCATTACTTTTGATCATTGCACCTGCAAGTGTATTTGTGGATGTAAAGTCAAAACAATCAAGTCTCATCAGGATGGAAGGTTGATTCAGTTCCTCATGGTACTGAACAACAGCCACTCTAGTGTCAAAAGAACCATCCTGATGATGAACCCTTTACCTACGGTTAGTTCTGCTTATTTTTTGCTCATTCAAGATGAAAAACAAAAGGAGGTGCACAGGGAAGCACACCCCTCTGAGTCTGCtttcatggtttcaaacccaaGGTTCAGTAGTGGTCAAAGATTTGCTAACAACAACACTcagaaaaacaacaacaatggtGCAAGGTTTGGTAACAACTATCAAAAATATGGTTGGTCTGATGGAAAACTCAAGGGGAACTTTAACAAACAGAATTCAGGATTGTTTTGCACAAACTGCAAGATGACTAATCATAATGTTTCTAAGTGTTACAGGCTAATTGGTTTTCCCCCAGATTTCAAATTTACCAGACCTAAGAAGAATAGATTTCAGACTCATACCAATGCAACATCTGTGGTTTCAGACCAAAACAACAATCATGCAGCACCTGATGGTAATTTTTCCACTTTTAGAAAGCAAATGACTCCTGAACAACACAGTCAGTTGGTGACCCTTTTGCAGCACTATGAAGGACAAGATGATGCAAGCTGTTGA